In the genome of Sphingomonas naphthae, one region contains:
- the fliP gene encoding flagellar type III secretion system pore protein FliP (The bacterial flagellar biogenesis protein FliP forms a type III secretion system (T3SS)-type pore required for flagellar assembly.) → MLRFARNDGKGGRALIWALLALAFLLLLAVPALAQTPPPATAGQGQALDRALSTISGNGRPLSLSLQILLLMSLLTVLPSLVLMMTSFTRIIIVLSLLRQALGLQQTPPNQVLVGLALFLSLFVMRPYIDQINATAYQPYGAGQIPIEEAVKRSGTVFHEFMTRQTRQTDLKLFADMAKAPPFARASDIPFSILLPAFVTSELKTAFQIGFLIFLPFLIIDLVVASTLMALGMMMLSPSIISMPFKLLLFVLVDGWALTMGSLAASFAGG, encoded by the coding sequence TTGCTTCGCTTCGCTCGCAATGACGGAAAAGGCGGTCGGGCGCTGATCTGGGCGCTTCTCGCGCTCGCCTTCCTGCTGCTCCTCGCCGTCCCCGCGCTCGCCCAGACGCCGCCGCCGGCCACCGCCGGGCAGGGCCAGGCCCTCGATCGCGCGCTCTCGACCATTTCGGGCAACGGCCGCCCGCTCTCGCTGTCGTTGCAGATCCTGCTGCTGATGAGCCTGCTGACGGTGCTGCCGTCGCTGGTGCTGATGATGACGAGCTTCACCCGTATCATCATCGTCCTGTCGCTGCTCCGCCAGGCGCTCGGCCTGCAACAGACGCCGCCCAATCAGGTGCTGGTCGGCCTCGCGCTGTTCCTGTCGCTGTTCGTGATGCGGCCCTATATCGATCAGATCAACGCGACCGCCTACCAGCCTTATGGCGCCGGCCAGATCCCGATCGAGGAAGCGGTGAAAAGATCGGGCACCGTCTTCCACGAATTCATGACCCGCCAGACGCGCCAGACCGATCTCAAGCTCTTCGCCGACATGGCCAAGGCGCCGCCCTTCGCCAGGGCGTCCGACATTCCCTTCTCGATCCTGCTGCCCGCCTTCGTGACGAGCGAACTCAAGACGGCGTTCCAGATCGGTTTCCTGATCTTCCTGCCCTTCCTCATCATCGATCTGGTCGTCGCCTCCACCCTGATGGCGCTCGGCATGATGATGCTGAGCCCGTCGATCATCTCGATGCCGTTCAAGCTGCTGCTGTTCGTGCTGGTCGACGGCTGGGCGCTGACGATGGGGAGCCTCGCCGCGAGTTTCGCCGGTGGGTAG
- the fliN gene encoding flagellar motor switch protein FliN: protein MSDMSDTPFPPGDGALGGRNFRLLADIPLRLSVEVGSTSLKLAELMDLAEGSVVELDRQANELLDILVNGTLVARGEVVTVNGRFGIRVVDVVAAEQRLTGLERRS, encoded by the coding sequence ATGAGTGACATGAGCGACACCCCCTTCCCCCCCGGCGACGGCGCGCTGGGCGGCCGCAATTTCCGCCTGCTGGCCGATATCCCGCTGCGCCTCTCGGTCGAGGTGGGCTCCACCTCGCTGAAGCTGGCCGAACTGATGGATCTGGCCGAGGGCAGCGTGGTCGAACTCGACCGGCAAGCCAATGAATTGCTCGACATCCTCGTCAATGGCACGCTGGTGGCGCGCGGCGAGGTGGTGACGGTGAACGGCCGCTTCGGCATCCGCGTGGTCGACGTGGTCGCCGCCGAACAGCGGCTGACGGGGCTCGAGCGCCGCTCGTGA
- a CDS encoding flagellar biosynthetic protein FliQ, with translation MDSAATADYFIGVAQQALWVLALATSPILIPALAAGLILGMIQAATSINEQTLSFVPKLLVVGLCLVLFGGAILMLIADFTRDIFARIPDLVR, from the coding sequence GTGGATAGCGCCGCCACCGCCGACTATTTCATCGGCGTCGCCCAGCAGGCGCTCTGGGTGCTCGCCCTCGCCACATCGCCGATCCTGATCCCCGCGCTCGCCGCCGGGCTCATCCTCGGCATGATCCAGGCGGCCACATCGATCAACGAGCAGACGTTGAGCTTCGTCCCCAAGCTGCTGGTCGTGGGTCTCTGCCTCGTGCTGTTCGGGGGCGCGATCCTGATGCTGATCGCGGATTTCACCAGGGATATCTTCGCGCGCATCCCGGATCTGGTGCGATGA
- a CDS encoding FliO/MopB family protein — protein MIGSYLLNLLLMVPLVGGLAFLSIWLMRKLQPGLAIGKRERAVKVVDAVPLGAMSRLAVVDFAGKRLLVAVSRGRVDLLSEAPAPAEFTLPDEE, from the coding sequence GTGATCGGAAGCTACCTGCTCAACCTGCTGCTGATGGTGCCGCTGGTGGGCGGTCTGGCCTTCCTGTCGATCTGGCTGATGCGCAAGCTTCAGCCCGGCCTCGCCATCGGCAAGCGCGAGCGGGCGGTGAAGGTGGTCGATGCCGTGCCGCTCGGCGCGATGAGCCGGCTGGCGGTGGTGGATTTCGCCGGCAAGCGCCTGCTGGTGGCGGTGTCGCGCGGCCGGGTCGACCTGCTGTCGGAAGCCCCCGCCCCGGCCGAGTTCACGCTCCCCGATGAGGAGTGA
- a CDS encoding flagellar basal body-associated FliL family protein, whose protein sequence is MSDPTPAAKPKKKGGMKKILVMAVAVLGLLGGGIGAGIYAAGAGMVGGAHASEPKEDPNKPKLVERHEGEGGEHPPVPSGHGGGEEAIDTSRYQATYYPMEQSFTANLSDTNGFVQLGIGVSTFYDEKVLDNLKKNDMPVRSAVLMTLSEQSVEALSTPEGKTNLQRQLKDAINQTLRQKEGFGGIDSVYFTSFIIQ, encoded by the coding sequence ATGTCCGACCCGACCCCCGCCGCGAAGCCCAAGAAGAAGGGCGGCATGAAGAAGATTCTGGTGATGGCGGTCGCCGTGCTGGGCCTGCTCGGCGGCGGCATCGGCGCGGGCATCTATGCGGCGGGCGCGGGCATGGTCGGCGGCGCGCACGCCAGCGAGCCCAAGGAAGACCCCAACAAGCCCAAGCTGGTCGAGCGCCACGAGGGCGAGGGCGGCGAGCATCCGCCCGTCCCGTCGGGCCACGGCGGCGGCGAGGAAGCGATCGACACCAGCCGCTATCAGGCGACCTATTATCCGATGGAGCAGAGCTTCACCGCCAACCTGAGCGACACCAACGGCTTCGTGCAGCTTGGGATCGGCGTCTCGACCTTCTATGACGAGAAGGTGCTGGATAATCTGAAGAAGAACGATATGCCCGTCCGCTCGGCGGTGCTGATGACGCTTTCCGAACAGAGCGTGGAGGCGCTGTCCACGCCCGAGGGCAAGACCAACCTCCAGCGCCAGCTGAAGGATGCGATCAACCAGACGCTCCGCCAGAAGGAAGGTTTCGGCGGCATCGACAGCGTCTATTTCACGAGTTTCATCATCCAGTGA
- a CDS encoding flagellar motor switch protein FliM: protein MIEPALPDDDEPSPFTRSGPVSRDVRPFAFGQTGAGRPAARLSGLERMNERLARLLRGAIEGIANARTAVAALPLSTRSYGEWKADLPEFMVLHLYRPRPLKGGMLLALEPAFVAAMVDAFYGGSGIVSPPKGPELSPSEDRLADRIAEVVLGVLREGWADVLPFDPELVGRETVLSYASLVRDEDPVVVQAFEVRAGQARPATIAILYPLATLRPIEDELATKVHSDIGGGGDDGGWRERLAAALEDVRLPVRSVLARPEISVSQLLALKPGDVIPISLQPTVPLIVGQKRLAEGVIGEQEGRAALQIQTIGAPPRKGNAG, encoded by the coding sequence ATGATCGAGCCTGCCCTGCCGGACGACGACGAGCCCTCTCCGTTCACGCGGAGCGGGCCGGTGTCGCGTGACGTGCGCCCCTTCGCCTTCGGGCAGACGGGCGCCGGGCGGCCGGCGGCGCGGCTCTCCGGCCTGGAGCGGATGAACGAGCGGCTCGCCCGCCTGCTGCGCGGCGCGATCGAGGGCATCGCCAACGCCCGCACCGCCGTCGCCGCTTTGCCCCTTTCCACGCGCAGCTATGGCGAGTGGAAGGCGGACCTGCCCGAATTCATGGTCCTCCACCTCTATCGCCCGCGCCCGCTGAAGGGCGGGATGCTGCTCGCGCTGGAGCCGGCGTTCGTGGCGGCGATGGTGGATGCCTTCTACGGCGGCAGCGGCATCGTCTCGCCCCCCAAAGGCCCGGAATTGTCCCCCAGCGAGGACCGGCTGGCCGATCGCATCGCCGAAGTCGTGCTGGGCGTGCTGCGCGAAGGCTGGGCCGATGTGCTGCCCTTCGATCCCGAACTGGTCGGGCGCGAGACCGTCCTGTCCTACGCCTCGCTCGTGCGCGACGAGGATCCGGTGGTGGTGCAGGCGTTCGAGGTGCGCGCGGGACAGGCCCGCCCGGCCACGATCGCCATCCTCTATCCGCTCGCCACGCTCCGCCCGATCGAGGACGAGCTGGCCACCAAGGTCCATTCCGACATCGGCGGCGGGGGCGACGACGGCGGCTGGCGCGAGCGGCTGGCGGCGGCGCTGGAGGATGTGCGCCTGCCCGTCCGTTCGGTGCTGGCGCGGCCGGAGATTTCGGTGTCGCAGCTGCTGGCGCTCAAGCCGGGCGACGTGATTCCCATCTCGCTCCAGCCCACGGTTCCTCTCATCGTGGGTCAGAAGCGGCTTGCCGAGGGCGTGATCGGCGAGCAGGAAGGGCGCGCGGCGCTCCAGATCCAGACGATCGGCGCGCCGCCGCGCAAGGGGAATGCAGGATGA
- the fliR gene encoding flagellar biosynthetic protein FliR — protein MIPLSLAGLEAQLYLWFLAAIRPGAAFLAAPVFGSQQVPVQLRFVVALAVAIPAFQMVPFDLPPDGIISVPGIAMIIGEVLTGLAIGFAVQLGFSAALVAGETIGNTMGLGFAGMMDPMSGASTPALGTFLSILATFFFLALGGHLMLITIILESYRALPPGGAWLSAESIRGLVMFGGVLFAAGTAIALPVGFSLVLVQLVMAMLARSAPQMNIFSVGLPATLLAGLVLLAIAAPPMGDGIASAIQQGMAQARQLALGR, from the coding sequence ATGATCCCGCTGTCGCTCGCCGGGCTGGAAGCGCAATTATATCTGTGGTTCCTGGCGGCGATCCGGCCCGGCGCGGCGTTCCTCGCCGCGCCCGTCTTCGGGTCGCAGCAGGTGCCGGTCCAGCTGCGCTTCGTGGTGGCGCTGGCGGTGGCGATCCCCGCGTTCCAGATGGTGCCGTTCGATCTGCCGCCCGACGGCATCATCTCCGTCCCCGGCATCGCGATGATCATCGGCGAGGTGCTGACGGGGCTCGCCATCGGCTTCGCGGTGCAGCTGGGCTTCTCCGCCGCATTGGTCGCGGGCGAGACGATCGGCAACACGATGGGGCTGGGTTTCGCCGGCATGATGGACCCGATGTCGGGCGCCTCGACCCCGGCGCTCGGCACCTTCCTGTCGATCCTGGCGACCTTCTTCTTCCTGGCGCTGGGGGGGCATCTGATGCTCATCACCATCATTCTCGAAAGCTATCGCGCGCTGCCGCCGGGCGGCGCGTGGCTTTCGGCCGAGAGCATCCGGGGGCTGGTGATGTTTGGCGGCGTACTGTTCGCCGCCGGCACCGCCATCGCTTTGCCGGTCGGCTTCTCGCTGGTGCTGGTGCAGCTGGTGATGGCGATGCTGGCGCGATCGGCGCCGCAGATGAACATCTTCTCGGTCGGCCTGCCCGCCACGCTTCTGGCCGGCCTCGTCCTCCTCGCCATCGCCGCCCCGCCGATGGGCGACGGCATCGCCTCCGCCATCCAGCAGGGCATGGCGCAGGCGCGGCAGCTGGCGCTGGGGCGGTAA